One genomic window of Arachis stenosperma cultivar V10309 chromosome 10, arast.V10309.gnm1.PFL2, whole genome shotgun sequence includes the following:
- the LOC130956963 gene encoding uncharacterized protein LOC130956963 → MDDRVRLKVYYHGQTLLQTSEEVKFVCENPLDIIIPFTLSFEELKGIICEKMDSQISRRVSFILYRYFISVFGGFLQFQTKYVTDEASMQKIFSVYLESRSRISFIELYIEFEQSAADRDIELEDYNSDSEEEFESNYEVVDPGVDKDQADEALVVDVADVANALANQQPFVEPSFMRSLDLEAMHAPKFPQYVNAAELSLMPDGEFTVEMEFSSREAVIKAMKDYTIHRGVDYRVHKSEPTTFYAKCTQYGTGCDWLIRVSKMSRKFCWEIRRYNGSHTCTRERFEDCLESVQ, encoded by the exons ATGGATGATAGAGTAAGATTAAAAGTGTATTATCATGGTCAAACTTTATTACAAACATCAGAAGAAGTAAAATTTGTGTGTGAAAATCCGttagatattattattccaTTCACACTATCATTTGAAGAATTAAAAGGTATCATTTGTGAGAAGATGGATTCTCAAATATCTAGGAGAGTGTCGTTTATTCTGTACAGATATTTTATATCTGTCTTTGGTGGGTTCCTGCAATTTCAAACGAAATACGTGACCGACGAAGCGAGCAtgcaaaaaatattttcagtGTATCTTGAAAGTCGGTCGCGAATATCGTTCATTGAACTGTATATCGAGTTCGAGCAATCTGCAGCGGACCGAgatattgaattggaagattACAACAGTGATAGTGAAGAAGAGTTCGAAAGTAACTACGAGGTCGTTGATCCGGGTGTAGACAAAGATCAAGCTGACGAGGCTTTGGTGGTAGATGTGGCGGATGTGGCAAACGCACTAGCAAACCAACAGCCGTTTGTGGAGCCAAGTTTCATGCGGTCGTTGGATTTGGAGGCCATGCATGCACCGAAGTTTCCTCAATACGTAAATGCAG CAGAGCTTTCCCTTATGCCAGATGGTGAATTTACCGTGGAAATGGAATTCAGTTCTAGGGAGGCAGTAATTAAGGCGATGAAAGATTATACAATCCACAGAGGTGTAGATTATCGGGTGCATAAGTCAGAACCGACTACATTCTATGCTAAATGCACCCAGTATGGTACAGGATGTGATTGGCTGATCAGGGTGAGCAAAATGTCCAGAAAGTTCTGTTGGGAGATAAGGAGGTACAATGGTAGTCACACATGTACTAGAGAAAGATTCGAGGATTGCTTGGAATCGGTGCAATGA
- the LOC130955755 gene encoding coronatine-insensitive protein 1-like — protein MADSLVRSGAKPKTCHIDAAMECVVRYIDDPKDRSAVSLVCRRWHQLDSLTRKHVTVAFCYTTTPERLRRRFPRLESLKLKGKPRAAMFNLIPEDWGGHVTPWVREISEGFEFLKSVHFRRMIVRDSDLELLARSRGHVLEALKLDKCSGFSTDGLLFVTRFCRNLRVLFLEESTIVEKDCEWLHELALNNTVLETLNFYLTDIAAVKFQDLELIAKNCPNLVSVKITDSEVLDLVNFFCYASALEEFSGGSYNCEPDKYNAVVLPEKLHRLGLTYIGGNELPVVFRCASGLTKLDLLYSFLDSEDHCMLIERCPNLEVLESRNVIGDRGLEVLARCCKRFKRLRIERDSDEVGTSVTHKGLIALSQGCPELEYLAVYVSDMTNACLEHIGTHSKNLYDFRLVLLDHREKITDLPLDNGVRALLMGCDKLIRFALYLRPGGLTDKGLGYIGKYSQNVRWMLLGYLGESDAGLLEFSKGCPNLQKLEMRGCYHFSERALAAAATQLASLRYLWVQGCGQSTSRGDLVAMARPFWNIELIPSRRVIANDESRGPVAVEHPAHILAYYSLAGQRSDFPDSVVPLDSTTRV, from the exons ATGGCTGATAGTTTGGTCAGATCCGGAGCGAAACCCAAGACCTGCCACATCGACGCTGCCATGGAATGCGTCGTTCGCTACATCGACGACCCCAAAGACCGCAGCGCCGTCTCCCTTGTCTGTCGTCGATGGCACCAGCTCGATTCTCTTACACGCAAGCACGTCACCGTCGCCTTCTGCTACACCACCACTCCGGAGCGCCTTAGGCGGCGGTTCCCACGGCTGGAGTCCCTGAAGCTGAAGGGGAAGCCGAGGGCGGCGATGTTCAACCTCATACCGGAGGATTGGGGTGGTCACGTGACACCTTGGGTGAGGGAAATCTCGGAGGGTTTCGAGTTTCTGAAGAGCGTTCATTTCCGGCGAATGATTGTTAGGGATTCGGATCTTGAGCTTCTTGCGAGGTCACGTGGTCACGTGCTTGAGGCTTTGAAGCTTGATAAGTGTTCTGGTTTCTCCACTGATGGCCTTCTCTTTGTTACTAGGTTTTGCAG GAATTTAAGAGTCTTGTTTTTGGAGGAAAGCACAATTGTTGAGAAAGATTGTGAATGGCTGCATGAGCTTGCTTTGAACAATACTGTGCTTGAGACGCTGAATTTTTACTTGACAGACATTGCTGCTGTCAAATTTCAGGACCTGGAACTTATAGCCAAAAATTGTCCTAACTTAGTCTCTGTGAAAATTACTGATTCTGAAGTCTTGGATCTTGTGAACTTCTTTTGCTATGCCTCTGCTCTAGAAGAATTTAGTGGAGGTTCCTACAACTGCGAACCGGATAAGTACAATGCTGTTGTGTTACCAGAAAAATTACACCGATTGGGTTTGACATATATCGGAGGGAATGAGTTGCCGGTGGTGTTCAGGTGTGCATCCGGGCTTACAAAATTGGATCTGCTTTATTCATTTTTGGATTCAGAGGATCATTGTATGTTAATCGAGAGGTGCCCCAATTTGGAGGTCCTTGAG TCGAGGAATGTGATTGGAGATAGAGGATTGGAAGTTCTTGCTCGCTGTTGTAAGAGGTTTAAAAGGCTTAGGATTGAACGAGACAGTGATGAAGTTGGTACTAGTGTTACCCATAAAGGATTGATTGCTTTGTCACAGGGATGTCCAGAACTAGAATATTTGGCTGTTTATGTATCTGACATGACGAATGCCTGTCTCGAGCACATCGGTACTCACTCCAAAAATCTCTATGATTTTCGGCTTGTCTTGCTTGATCACCGTGAAAAAATAACTGATTTGCCACTTGACAATGGAGTAAGGGCTTTACTCATGGGTTGCGACAAGCTTATAAGATTTGCACTATATCTGCGTCCCGGGGGCTTGACCGACAAGGGTCTTGGCTATATTGGGAAATACAGCCAAAATGTTAGGTGGATGCTGCTTGGTTACCTTGGGGAGTCTGATGCAGGGCTTTTGGAATTCTCTAAGGGATGTCCTAATCTTCAGAAACTTGAAATGAGAGGTTGTTATCATTTCAGCGAGCGTGCACTAGCTGCTGCTGCGACGCAACTGGCTTCGCTTAGGTACTTGTGGGTGCAAGGATGTGGGCAATCTACTTCCAGAGGTGATCTTGTGGCTATGGCTCGCCCCTTTTGGAATATTGAGTTGATTCCTTCGAGGCGTGTGATTGCCAATGATGAATCTCGAGGCCCTGTAGCTGTTGAGCATCCGGCACACATTCTTGCATATTACTCTCTTGCCGGACAGAGATCTGATTTTCCAGATTCTGTTGTACCTCTGGATTCTACCACACGTGTATAA
- the LOC130956964 gene encoding transcription factor MYBS2-like, whose product MVERDLQQLYMEEKEVIHWNPEEREQFLKGVEKYGKGKYKRISREFVPSKTPKQVASHAQKYFLKQQEQSEENTNKRRCNNIHDMNNASNVGETEPNKLEKTLTIREPQVQHGIIDQHNDVEPIISLESANNNQFEVIPNSGNLHSDDPYECDQCFREALESLVAQGVTFDGNSWCIPPHTIIPRILL is encoded by the exons ATGGTAGAAAGAGACCTGCAACAGCTATATATGGAAGAGAAGGAGGTTATCCATTGGAACCCAGAAGAACGCGA GCAATTtttgaaaggagttgaaaaATATGGTAAAGGAAAGTATAAAAGAATATCTCGCGAGTTTGTACCGTCGAAGACTCCAAAGCAAGTTGCCAGTCATGCTCAAAAGTACTTTTTAAAACAACAAGAACAATCTGAAGAGAACACTAATAAAAGAAGGTGCAATAATATCCATGATATGAATAATGCTTCCAATGTTGGAGAAACTGAACCTAACAAGTTGGAGAAGACATTGACCATTAGGGAGCCACAAGTGCAACATGGTATCATTGATCAGCACAATGATGTAGAGCCAATAATAAGTTTGGAGAGTGCCAACAATAATCAATTTGAGGTCATTCCGAATTCTGGTAATTTGCATAGCGATGATCCTTATGAATGTGATCAGTGTTTCCGTGAGGCTTTAGAGAGCTTAGTTGCTCAGGGTGTGACCTTTGACGGTAATTCTTGGTGCATACCACCCCATACAATAATTCCGAGGATTCTTTTATAA